Proteins from a genomic interval of Clostridium sp. M62/1:
- a CDS encoding ATP-dependent helicase: protein MPFNKAQEAAVNHGEGPMMVLAGPGSGKTTVVTHRVQSLIERHGVNPSSILVITFTRAAAREMKERFERLMEGRCLRGQVSFGTFHAVFFRILKLAYGYEAADIIREDQRLRFMRELVAKEQLEPEDENELIASLLSEISSVKGELIDLDHYYAKSCSEEAFKRIYAGYEERLRRNRKIDFDDMLVMCYELFRQRPDILGAWQKKYAYILVDEFQDINRLQYEIVRMLAAPRNNLFIVGDDDQSIYRFRGARPEIMLGFERDYPDAGRVLLDVNYRSTKEIVDASLRLIGNNEKRFKKSLRTAGSRGRKVITRVWKDEEEENSRIAEEIRMYSEAGCAYRDIAVLYRTNSGPRRLIEKLMEYNLPFKARDVVPNLYEHWISKNILAYIRVALGSRERGEVLQMINRPARYISRDALQAPQISFDEVKGYYRDKDWMVERIESLEFDLTAISRMSPLAAVNYIRKSVGYDAWLYEYAAAHRMKADEFLETADQLKESAARYKTFDAWFSHISEYGEELKRQAREREQTADAVTLSTMHSSKGLEYRVVYILDANEGVTPHSKAVLDADIEEERRLFYVAMTRAKQRLHVYSVKERYHKPAEVSRFVEEYLDGEEEQTVL from the coding sequence ATGCCATTTAATAAAGCGCAGGAGGCGGCGGTAAACCACGGGGAAGGCCCCATGATGGTCCTTGCCGGGCCGGGCTCGGGAAAGACGACGGTGGTGACACACAGGGTGCAGAGCCTGATTGAGAGGCATGGAGTCAACCCCTCATCGATTCTTGTCATCACATTTACGAGGGCCGCAGCCAGAGAAATGAAGGAGCGGTTTGAGCGTCTGATGGAGGGGCGGTGCCTGCGGGGGCAGGTGAGCTTTGGAACCTTCCATGCCGTTTTTTTCAGGATCCTCAAGCTGGCCTACGGCTATGAGGCAGCCGATATTATCAGGGAGGATCAGCGGCTTCGCTTTATGCGGGAACTGGTGGCAAAGGAGCAGCTGGAGCCGGAGGACGAAAATGAGCTGATCGCCTCCCTTCTTTCAGAGATAAGCTCTGTGAAGGGAGAGCTGATTGATCTTGACCACTATTATGCAAAGAGCTGCTCGGAGGAGGCCTTCAAGCGAATCTATGCAGGCTATGAGGAGAGACTCAGAAGAAACAGAAAGATCGACTTTGATGACATGCTTGTAATGTGCTATGAGCTGTTCCGGCAGCGGCCGGATATTCTGGGGGCCTGGCAGAAAAAGTATGCCTATATTTTGGTGGACGAGTTTCAAGACATTAACCGGCTGCAGTATGAGATTGTGCGGATGCTTGCAGCCCCCCGGAACAATCTGTTTATTGTGGGGGACGATGATCAGTCCATCTACCGGTTTCGGGGAGCGAGGCCGGAGATTATGCTGGGTTTCGAGCGGGACTATCCAGATGCCGGGAGAGTTCTTCTCGATGTCAACTACCGCTCCACGAAGGAGATTGTGGACGCGTCCCTGCGTCTGATCGGAAACAATGAAAAACGCTTTAAAAAGTCCCTAAGGACGGCTGGAAGCAGAGGCAGAAAGGTGATCACCCGTGTCTGGAAGGATGAGGAGGAGGAGAACAGCCGCATCGCCGAGGAGATCCGGATGTACAGCGAGGCAGGCTGTGCCTACCGGGACATCGCCGTTCTCTACCGCACCAATTCAGGCCCCCGCAGGCTTATAGAAAAGCTGATGGAGTACAACCTGCCCTTTAAAGCCAGGGATGTGGTCCCGAATCTCTATGAGCACTGGATCTCAAAAAATATTCTGGCCTACATCCGGGTGGCTCTGGGAAGCAGGGAGAGGGGAGAAGTGCTTCAGATGATCAACCGTCCGGCCCGGTATATCAGCAGGGATGCCCTTCAGGCGCCGCAGATCTCCTTTGACGAGGTCAAGGGCTATTACCGGGACAAGGACTGGATGGTGGAGCGGATCGAAAGCCTGGAATTTGACCTGACGGCAATCAGCCGCATGTCGCCTCTTGCAGCCGTCAATTATATCAGGAAGTCCGTGGGATACGATGCCTGGCTTTACGAGTACGCGGCCGCCCACCGGATGAAGGCAGATGAATTTCTGGAAACGGCAGACCAGCTTAAGGAGAGCGCCGCCCGCTACAAAACCTTTGACGCCTGGTTTTCCCATATCAGCGAATATGGGGAGGAGCTGAAACGCCAGGCCAGGGAGAGGGAGCAGACGGCAGATGCTGTGACCCTGTCCACCATGCACAGCTCCAAGGGGCTGGAGTACAGGGTGGTCTATATTCTGGATGCCAATGAGGGAGTGACGCCTCACAGCAAGGCTGTCCTGGACGCAGATATCGAGGAGGAGAGACGGCTGTTCTATGTGGCCATGACCAGGGCAAAGCAGAGGCTCCACGTGTACAGCGTAAAGGAGAGATACCATAAGCCGGCGGAGGTTTCCAGGTTTGTGGAGGAGTATCTGGACGGGGAGGAAGAGCAGACGGTATTGTGA
- a CDS encoding penicillin-binding transpeptidase domain-containing protein: MKTSQNTNNRQPFRRYMQEKLAITVLVMMLALIALVVILYTIVQEKNEEYTQVVLGHQDYESRTIPYRRGDIVDRNGSYLATSEKVYTLILDPRQMYSDERNECVEPTIQLLNECFGFDTAELRETITGRKDSSYIRYRKQMTFEEKEQFETASRERNEAFKKNNEAKKILGVWFEDEYRRVYPNGATACNVIGFAQKDGSTGSGGIEQYYNSELIGNNGREYGYLTDDSNLERVIKPAENGNTVVSTIDLNIQKICEKYIDEWQAGIGSNVAAVIVMDPKSGEILAMDTSTRYDLNNPYDLSAYYSQEEIDAMDEKAKSDAWYKLWRNFCVNDTYEPGSPQKAFTVAGALEENIINGNESFDCGGFLSIGGHDIHCVSRFGHGPTTVVQGLMKSCNVVMMNISRMEGTDIFAKYQSIFGFGQKTGIDLPGEADAATLIYTAENMGPADLATNSFGQNYNCTMIQMAAAYASLINGGSYYEPHVMKQILNEQGSVVEKREPLLVRETISQETSDFINEALYQTVSGEGGTAKAAAVAGYEIAGKTGTAEKYPRSAKNYLVSFIGHAPAHDPQVLCYVVLDTPHLEGTEQAHSTFASEIFSKIMAEVLPYMNVFPDSEAAPADEEMAELPEGITSQEPEEGEEESTEAPTNADGETYPVYDEEFIDDGVSYPERLPGSPEQSAADPGETSGSEAFAEQPSDSETGESQSQGAESAADQTADGSQESEGSAASPEGEEPASPVSGAQGEAGA, from the coding sequence ATGAAGACGTCCCAGAACACGAATAACAGGCAGCCGTTCAGAAGATACATGCAGGAGAAGCTGGCAATTACCGTACTGGTAATGATGCTGGCTTTAATTGCTCTTGTCGTCATTCTTTACACGATTGTCCAGGAAAAGAACGAGGAATATACACAGGTGGTGTTGGGGCACCAGGATTATGAGAGCAGAACCATTCCCTACAGACGCGGAGACATTGTGGATCGGAACGGCTCCTACCTGGCCACCAGCGAGAAAGTCTACACTCTGATTCTGGATCCGAGGCAGATGTACTCTGATGAGAGAAATGAGTGTGTGGAACCGACCATTCAGCTTTTAAACGAGTGCTTCGGCTTTGACACTGCGGAATTGAGGGAAACTATCACAGGCAGAAAAGACAGCTCCTACATTCGCTACAGGAAGCAGATGACCTTTGAGGAAAAGGAACAGTTTGAGACAGCTTCCAGGGAGAGGAACGAGGCATTCAAAAAAAACAATGAGGCAAAGAAAATCCTGGGCGTCTGGTTTGAGGATGAGTACCGAAGGGTGTACCCAAACGGCGCCACTGCCTGCAATGTGATCGGCTTTGCCCAGAAGGATGGAAGCACCGGTTCAGGAGGAATTGAACAGTACTATAACAGTGAGCTGATTGGAAACAATGGCCGCGAATACGGATATCTGACCGACGATTCCAACCTGGAGCGGGTAATTAAGCCTGCAGAGAACGGAAATACAGTAGTTTCCACCATTGACCTTAACATTCAGAAAATCTGTGAAAAATACATTGACGAGTGGCAGGCGGGAATCGGAAGCAACGTGGCGGCAGTCATTGTGATGGATCCCAAGAGCGGAGAGATTCTGGCCATGGATACCAGCACGCGGTATGATTTGAACAATCCCTATGATTTGAGCGCCTACTATTCCCAGGAAGAAATAGACGCCATGGACGAAAAGGCAAAGTCAGATGCATGGTACAAGCTGTGGAGAAACTTCTGCGTCAATGACACCTATGAGCCGGGCTCTCCCCAGAAGGCCTTCACTGTGGCCGGAGCCCTGGAGGAGAATATCATCAACGGAAATGAGAGCTTTGACTGCGGAGGTTTTCTCTCCATCGGAGGACACGATATTCACTGTGTTTCCAGGTTTGGACACGGCCCGACGACAGTTGTGCAGGGTCTGATGAAATCCTGCAACGTGGTCATGATGAATATTTCCCGGATGGAGGGAACGGATATTTTTGCCAAGTATCAGAGTATTTTTGGCTTCGGGCAAAAAACGGGAATCGACCTTCCGGGAGAGGCCGATGCGGCGACACTGATTTATACGGCTGAAAACATGGGCCCTGCCGATTTGGCCACCAACTCCTTCGGACAGAACTACAACTGCACCATGATACAGATGGCTGCAGCATATGCCTCCCTGATCAACGGGGGCTCCTACTACGAGCCCCATGTGATGAAGCAGATTCTCAATGAACAGGGCTCAGTGGTGGAAAAAAGGGAGCCTCTGCTTGTGAGAGAGACGATCTCCCAGGAAACCTCAGACTTTATCAATGAGGCCCTCTACCAGACCGTCTCAGGCGAGGGCGGAACTGCCAAAGCGGCTGCCGTGGCAGGATACGAGATAGCCGGAAAAACGGGAACGGCTGAGAAGTATCCGAGAAGCGCCAAGAACTATCTGGTTTCCTTCATCGGGCATGCACCGGCCCATGATCCTCAGGTGCTCTGCTATGTGGTGCTTGACACACCGCATCTGGAAGGAACAGAACAGGCTCATTCCACCTTCGCCAGCGAGATTTTCAGCAAGATTATGGCAGAGGTGCTTCCTTATATGAATGTATTTCCGGATTCCGAGGCAGCACCTGCCGATGAGGAGATGGCAGAGCTTCCGGAGGGAATTACCAGCCAGGAGCCGGAGGAAGGCGAGGAGGAGAGCACGGAAGCGCCGACGAACGCAGACGGCGAAACCTATCCTGTCTATGATGAGGAATTTATCGATGACGGCGTGAGCTACCCGGAAAGACTGCCGGGCAGTCCGGAACAGAGCGCTGCCGATCCGGGAGAGACGTCAGGAAGCGAAGCTTTTGCAGAGCAGCCCTCAGATTCGGAAACGGGTGAAAGTCAGAGTCAGGGAGCGGAAAGCGCGGCAGACCAGACAGCGGACGGAAGCCAGGAGTCAGAGGGCAGCGCGGCATCGCCTGAAGGGGAGGAGCCGGCTTCACCGGTATCAGGCGCCCAGGGAGAAGCCGGCGCATAG
- the ychF gene encoding redox-regulated ATPase YchF: MKLGIVGLPNVGKSTLFNSLTKAGAESANYPFCTIDPNVGVVPVPDERLQKLAALYNSAKITPAVIEFVDIAGLVKGASKGEGLGNQFLSNIREVDAIVHVVRCFDDPNVVHVDGSVNPLRDIETIDLELIFSDMEILERRIAKTTKSAMGNKALAKELEILKAMYAHLEEGKLAKSYETEDEDELAFISSLNLLTWKPVIFAANVAEDDLADDAAGNAYVQEVRKFAAENGSEVFVICAQIEQEIAELDEDEKKMFLEDLGLKESGLDKLIAASYRLLGLISYLTAGETETRAWTIKVGTKAPQAAGKIHSDFERGFIKAEVVNYQDLLDCGTYTAAKEKGLVRMEGKEYVVKDGDVILFRFNV, translated from the coding sequence ATGAAATTAGGTATCGTAGGTTTACCAAACGTAGGAAAAAGTACATTATTCAACTCTCTGACGAAGGCCGGCGCCGAGTCCGCCAACTATCCCTTCTGCACCATCGACCCGAATGTGGGCGTCGTTCCCGTTCCCGACGAGAGACTCCAGAAGCTGGCAGCGCTCTATAATTCTGCCAAGATTACTCCGGCTGTCATCGAATTTGTGGACATTGCCGGTCTGGTAAAGGGAGCTTCCAAGGGCGAGGGACTCGGAAACCAGTTTCTCTCCAACATCCGCGAAGTAGACGCTATCGTCCATGTAGTTCGCTGCTTCGATGATCCCAACGTTGTACATGTAGACGGAAGCGTAAACCCCTTAAGAGATATTGAAACCATTGATCTGGAGCTGATTTTCTCTGATATGGAGATTCTGGAGCGCCGCATCGCAAAGACTACAAAGAGCGCCATGGGAAACAAGGCTCTCGCAAAGGAGCTTGAAATCCTGAAAGCCATGTACGCCCATCTGGAGGAAGGAAAGCTGGCCAAAAGCTATGAGACAGAGGATGAGGACGAGCTGGCCTTTATCTCCTCCTTAAATCTCTTAACCTGGAAGCCTGTGATTTTCGCCGCCAATGTAGCCGAGGATGATCTGGCGGATGACGCGGCCGGCAATGCCTATGTCCAGGAAGTCAGAAAATTTGCAGCTGAAAACGGCAGCGAGGTATTTGTCATCTGCGCCCAGATTGAGCAGGAGATTGCAGAACTGGACGAAGATGAGAAAAAGATGTTCCTGGAGGATCTGGGGCTGAAGGAATCCGGGCTCGACAAGCTGATCGCCGCAAGCTACCGCCTTCTTGGCCTCATCAGCTATCTGACCGCCGGAGAGACGGAGACGAGAGCCTGGACCATCAAGGTCGGCACAAAAGCTCCCCAGGCAGCCGGAAAGATCCACTCCGACTTCGAGAGAGGCTTCATCAAGGCCGAGGTTGTCAACTACCAGGATCTTCTGGACTGCGGAACGTACACCGCAGCAAAGGAAAAGGGCCTTGTCCGCATGGAGGGCAAGGAATACGTGGTAAAGGACGGAGATGTGATCCTGTTCCGCTTCAATGTATAG
- a CDS encoding sodium-dependent transporter has product MSHKNGSFSSSLGFVLACVGSAVGLGNIWMFPYRLGQYGGAAFLVPYIFFVVLFGLTGLSAEFAIGRRARTGTLGSYELCWGDGQKDGFRKTVGKAIGWIPLIGSLGIAIGYSIIIGWVLRSFAGSLTGSILNTDSAEYFSQVTGSFGSLPWHIAVVLITVLILLTGSVTQIEKANRIMMPVFFVLFAVLAVRVCFLDGAGAGYRFLFVPKWEQLKNVDTWVMAMGQAFFSLSITGSGMIVYGSYLNKDTDIIGASMRTVGFDTVAAMLSALAIMPAVFAFGIEPNSGPSLMFITIPKIFSQMPMGQFFSAIFFLSVVFAGITSLINMFEAVIESWQHKFDIPRRLAVALCGIICLGIGVFLELEAYVGSWMDFITIIVTPLGAVLGAVSVYYVFGYRKIRKELETGRKTPVPGWFGGVARYLYVPLTVVVFILGIIYKGIG; this is encoded by the coding sequence ATGAGTCACAAAAACGGAAGCTTCAGCAGCTCGCTGGGCTTTGTACTTGCCTGTGTGGGCTCAGCGGTGGGGCTTGGAAATATCTGGATGTTTCCCTACCGCCTGGGGCAGTATGGAGGGGCGGCCTTTCTGGTCCCCTATATATTCTTTGTGGTGCTGTTCGGTTTGACCGGCCTGTCAGCGGAGTTCGCCATCGGCAGGCGCGCCAGGACGGGAACCCTCGGCTCCTATGAGCTGTGCTGGGGAGACGGACAGAAAGACGGCTTCAGAAAGACGGTGGGAAAGGCAATCGGCTGGATTCCGCTTATCGGGTCTCTGGGAATTGCGATCGGCTACTCCATTATCATCGGATGGGTGCTGCGCTCATTTGCAGGCTCCCTGACAGGAAGCATTCTGAACACAGATTCTGCAGAATATTTTTCTCAGGTTACAGGCAGCTTCGGAAGCCTGCCCTGGCATATTGCCGTAGTTCTCATTACCGTGCTGATCCTGCTCACAGGCTCAGTTACCCAGATTGAGAAGGCCAACCGTATCATGATGCCGGTATTTTTTGTACTGTTTGCCGTGCTGGCTGTGCGGGTGTGCTTCCTGGACGGTGCAGGGGCAGGCTATCGCTTTCTCTTTGTGCCGAAGTGGGAACAGCTGAAAAATGTGGATACCTGGGTTATGGCTATGGGACAGGCGTTTTTCTCCCTCTCCATCACAGGCTCCGGCATGATCGTTTACGGCTCCTATCTCAATAAGGATACAGACATTATCGGAGCATCCATGAGGACCGTGGGCTTTGACACAGTAGCAGCCATGCTTTCGGCTCTTGCCATCATGCCCGCTGTGTTTGCCTTTGGAATCGAGCCGAATTCCGGACCGTCCCTGATGTTTATCACAATCCCGAAGATTTTTTCGCAGATGCCCATGGGACAGTTTTTTTCTGCTATCTTCTTCCTGTCCGTGGTGTTTGCAGGGATTACCTCTTTAATTAATATGTTCGAGGCAGTCATTGAGAGCTGGCAGCACAAATTCGACATACCGCGCCGCCTGGCTGTGGCGCTCTGCGGAATCATCTGCCTGGGCATCGGCGTGTTCCTGGAACTGGAGGCATACGTGGGAAGCTGGATGGATTTTATCACCATTATTGTCACCCCTCTCGGCGCTGTGCTGGGAGCCGTATCGGTTTACTATGTATTCGGATACAGGAAAATCAGGAAAGAGCTGGAAACCGGCAGAAAGACACCTGTTCCCGGTTGGTTTGGAGGAGTGGCCAGATATCTGTATGTACCGCTGACGGTTGTGGTATTTATTCTGGGAATTATCTATAAGGGAATTGGGTAG
- the rsmH gene encoding 16S rRNA (cytosine(1402)-N(4))-methyltransferase RsmH, with amino-acid sequence MTFSHTSVLLYETVDSLNIRPDGIYVDGTLGGGGHASLVLSRLGEGGRLIGLDQDADAIAAATERLKPYGDRVTVIRTNYENIKEALASLGIAKVDGIYLDLGVSSYQLDTAERGFTYREDDAPLDMRMDQRRSETAKDIVNGYSEMELYRIIRDYGEDRFAKNIAKHIVKARQEKEIETAGELTEIIRAAIPAKIRATGGHPAKRTFQAIRIELNRELQVLENSIDTMIELLNPGGRLSVITFHSLEDRIVKNRFRINENPCTCPPEFPVCMCGKKSRGRVVTRKPILPSDEELSANKRSKSAKLRVFEKAGDQKQ; translated from the coding sequence ATGACATTTTCACACACATCTGTCCTTTTGTACGAAACGGTGGACAGCCTGAATATCAGGCCGGACGGAATTTACGTGGACGGAACCCTCGGCGGGGGAGGACATGCCTCCCTGGTGCTCAGCCGGCTGGGAGAGGGCGGAAGGCTGATTGGACTTGATCAGGATGCAGATGCCATCGCGGCGGCGACAGAGAGGCTGAAGCCCTACGGGGACCGGGTAACTGTGATCCGGACAAACTATGAAAATATCAAGGAGGCCCTGGCCTCTCTGGGAATTGCAAAGGTGGACGGCATTTACCTGGATTTGGGAGTTTCCTCCTACCAGCTGGATACGGCTGAGAGAGGCTTCACGTACAGGGAAGACGACGCTCCTCTTGACATGCGGATGGATCAGAGAAGGTCAGAAACGGCAAAGGATATTGTAAACGGCTACAGCGAGATGGAGCTTTACCGGATTATCCGGGATTACGGGGAAGACCGGTTTGCCAAAAATATTGCAAAGCATATCGTTAAAGCCAGACAGGAGAAGGAGATTGAGACGGCAGGGGAGCTGACAGAGATCATCAGGGCAGCGATTCCGGCAAAAATCAGGGCTACGGGAGGACATCCGGCAAAGCGGACGTTTCAGGCAATCAGGATAGAGCTGAACCGGGAGCTGCAGGTGCTGGAAAACTCCATCGACACGATGATCGAGCTTCTGAATCCGGGAGGAAGGCTTTCTGTCATTACCTTCCACTCCCTGGAGGACCGGATTGTAAAAAACAGATTCCGCATCAATGAAAATCCCTGTACCTGCCCGCCGGAATTTCCGGTGTGTATGTGCGGAAAGAAGAGCAGGGGACGCGTGGTGACGCGAAAGCCCATTTTACCTTCTGATGAAGAACTCTCGGCAAATAAGAGATCAAAGAGCGCCAAGCTGAGAGTGTTCGAAAAAGCAGGCGATCAGAAGCAGTAA
- a CDS encoding cob(I)yrinic acid a,c-diamide adenosyltransferase produces MGCVHIYCGDGKGKTTAAVGLAVRMQGCGGYVIAARFLKTDESGEVGALKSLPGIELLPCDRSFGFTWQMTDAQREEASGYYGAMFERARERALELCDRLEEKEREEKKNAVPDRDCRALLILDEIFAACSGGFVQEKKVVDFLRKRPHNLEVVMTGRNPSEELLGEADYISEIVCRRHPFEKGMTARRGIEY; encoded by the coding sequence ATGGGCTGTGTGCATATTTACTGCGGCGACGGAAAGGGAAAGACCACTGCCGCCGTCGGGCTGGCTGTGCGAATGCAGGGATGCGGGGGATATGTGATAGCTGCCCGCTTTTTAAAGACAGATGAGTCGGGGGAAGTGGGGGCTTTGAAAAGCCTTCCCGGCATCGAGCTTTTGCCGTGCGACAGAAGTTTCGGGTTTACCTGGCAGATGACAGATGCCCAGAGGGAGGAAGCGTCCGGTTACTATGGAGCCATGTTTGAGCGGGCGCGCGAAAGGGCTCTGGAGCTCTGCGATAGGCTGGAGGAAAAAGAGCGGGAGGAGAAAAAGAATGCCGTCCCGGACAGAGACTGCCGGGCGCTTTTGATCCTTGACGAGATCTTCGCAGCCTGCAGCGGCGGATTTGTGCAGGAGAAGAAAGTGGTGGATTTTCTGCGAAAGAGGCCCCATAACCTTGAGGTGGTCATGACAGGCAGAAATCCGTCAGAAGAACTTCTGGGAGAGGCGGACTATATCTCAGAGATTGTGTGCAGGAGACATCCCTTTGAGAAGGGGATGACAGCCCGCCGGGGGATTGAATACTGA
- a CDS encoding DUF1292 domain-containing protein: MAENKNVNPAAENEEEMTVTLTLDDGRELECVVLTIFPAGEKEYIALLPMDDEDSEEGEVYLYRYTEDENGEPNLENIEDDDEYEIVADAFDELLDEQEYDELVGEDELEE; encoded by the coding sequence ATGGCTGAAAACAAGAATGTAAATCCGGCAGCAGAGAATGAGGAAGAGATGACAGTGACCCTGACACTGGATGACGGAAGAGAACTGGAATGTGTAGTTCTCACTATTTTCCCGGCCGGTGAGAAGGAGTATATTGCCCTGCTTCCCATGGATGATGAGGACAGTGAAGAGGGAGAGGTTTACCTGTACCGCTATACAGAGGACGAGAACGGAGAGCCGAACCTTGAGAACATCGAGGACGACGATGAGTATGAGATCGTCGCTGACGCCTTCGACGAGCTCCTTGACGAGCAGGAGTACGACGAGCTGGTCGGCGAGGACGAGTTAGAAGAATAA
- a CDS encoding cell division protein FtsL, whose protein sequence is MAARKRTVYETYTDGNTVRKVRRAPQERERRQEEEQRRRQLQSEIRRSQMVRRNREKALRMDAPYVLALTVAAIVTLAICMQYLQLRSSITTRIGNIESLEQDVEALKAENDALETSINTYVDLDHIYDVATKELGMVYANKNQILLYDKTESEYVRQYEDVPEHE, encoded by the coding sequence ATGGCTGCAAGAAAACGGACTGTATATGAGACGTATACGGATGGAAATACGGTTAGAAAGGTCAGACGGGCGCCGCAGGAGCGTGAGAGACGGCAGGAAGAAGAACAGCGCAGGCGGCAGCTGCAGTCAGAGATCAGACGCAGCCAAATGGTAAGAAGGAATAGAGAAAAGGCTCTCAGGATGGATGCACCTTACGTGCTGGCATTAACTGTGGCAGCGATTGTCACGCTGGCTATCTGTATGCAGTACCTTCAGCTCCGGTCATCCATCACCACGAGAATCGGAAATATCGAGAGCCTGGAACAGGACGTGGAGGCGCTGAAGGCTGAGAATGACGCCCTCGAAACAAGCATCAATACATACGTGGATCTGGATCATATCTATGATGTCGCTACAAAAGAGCTGGGCATGGTCTATGCAAATAAGAATCAGATTCTTTTGTACGATAAAACAGAAAGCGAGTATGTAAGACAGTATGAAGACGTCCCAGAACACGAATAA
- the lgt gene encoding prolipoprotein diacylglyceryl transferase, which translates to MTEGADISFVHLGITIEHLRNSISIGGFEIAYYGIIIGCGMLAGIYMAQRDARRRGQNPEIYLDFALYAIIFSIIGARLYYVIFNWDLYKNDPIQIFNLRGGGLAIYGGIIGAVLTLIVFSRIKKTSFFSMADSGCIGLVTGQIIGRWGNFFNCEAFGGYTDNLFAMRIKMSLVNPSMISQGLLEHRIVENGVEYIQVHPTFLYESLWNVGVLIFLLWYRKRKRFDGEVLWVYLLGYGLGRAWIEGLRTDQLLFFGTGIPVSQALSMILVAASAAVIIWKRLRLKTGIKGE; encoded by the coding sequence ATGACGGAAGGTGCAGACATAAGTTTTGTCCATCTCGGTATAACGATCGAGCATCTGAGGAACAGTATTTCTATCGGAGGATTTGAAATTGCCTATTATGGAATTATCATAGGATGCGGTATGCTTGCCGGGATTTATATGGCGCAGAGGGATGCGCGCAGGAGAGGACAGAATCCTGAAATCTATCTGGATTTTGCCCTATATGCGATCATCTTTTCCATCATAGGAGCCAGACTGTACTATGTCATTTTTAACTGGGACCTTTATAAGAATGATCCAATCCAGATTTTCAATCTGCGGGGAGGCGGGCTGGCTATCTACGGAGGAATTATCGGGGCCGTCCTGACGTTGATTGTATTTTCAAGGATCAAGAAGACTTCGTTCTTTTCGATGGCAGACAGCGGATGTATCGGACTGGTGACAGGGCAGATTATCGGACGGTGGGGTAATTTTTTCAACTGCGAGGCCTTCGGCGGCTACACAGATAATCTGTTCGCAATGAGAATTAAAATGTCACTGGTAAATCCTTCTATGATTTCACAGGGGCTTCTCGAACATAGAATAGTGGAAAACGGGGTGGAGTATATCCAGGTTCACCCGACCTTCCTCTATGAATCGCTCTGGAATGTAGGAGTCCTGATTTTTCTGCTGTGGTACCGAAAGAGAAAAAGGTTCGATGGAGAGGTGCTGTGGGTGTATCTTTTGGGATATGGACTCGGTCGCGCATGGATAGAAGGGCTTCGCACCGATCAGCTTCTGTTCTTTGGCACGGGTATTCCTGTATCCCAGGCATTGTCGATGATTCTGGTGGCTGCCTCAGCAGCCGTTATCATCTGGAAACGATTGCGGTTAAAAACAGGGATAAAAGGAGAATAG
- the mraZ gene encoding division/cell wall cluster transcriptional repressor MraZ, translating to MFKGEYSHTIDAKGRLIMPSKFREQLGDEFVVTKGLDGCLFVYDNSEWTAFEEKLRALPLTNQNARKFTRFFLAGASDCEVDRQGRILIPAVLREFAHLEKEVTLVGVGSRIEIWNRALWEEKNVYDDMEDIAENMEGLGI from the coding sequence ATGTTCAAAGGAGAGTACAGTCATACAATAGATGCCAAGGGGCGTCTGATTATGCCATCGAAATTCAGAGAACAGCTCGGAGATGAATTTGTCGTAACAAAGGGACTCGACGGCTGTTTATTTGTGTATGACAATTCTGAGTGGACCGCCTTTGAGGAGAAGCTGCGGGCGCTGCCGCTGACGAACCAGAATGCCAGAAAGTTTACGAGATTTTTCCTTGCCGGAGCTTCGGACTGTGAGGTGGACAGGCAGGGAAGGATTCTGATTCCGGCTGTGCTCAGGGAGTTTGCCCATCTGGAAAAAGAGGTGACTCTGGTGGGAGTGGGAAGCAGAATTGAGATTTGGAACCGGGCACTCTGGGAAGAGAAGAATGTCTATGACGACATGGAGGACATTGCCGAAAATATGGAGGGACTGGGAATATGA
- a CDS encoding aspartyl-phosphate phosphatase Spo0E family protein, translating into MANAKEELVEKIERVRKKMDLCIERREEYRKIYEYSVELDELLNQYIVAGY; encoded by the coding sequence ATGGCAAATGCAAAAGAAGAGTTAGTGGAGAAAATCGAGAGGGTGAGAAAAAAAATGGATCTCTGCATCGAGCGCAGGGAAGAATACCGGAAGATATACGAGTACAGCGTGGAACTTGACGAACTGCTGAATCAGTATATTGTGGCCGGCTATTAG